From Agrobacterium tumefaciens, a single genomic window includes:
- a CDS encoding rhomboid family intramembrane serine protease, whose protein sequence is MFIPLHDANALKHIRLQYVTIGLIIVNVLVWLFTGVLASETEANAATLGLGFIPAVVFDYAYLEPALQIVPDDLTAVTYAFVHLDFWHLAGNMLFLWVFGDNVEDALGHLRFLIFYLACAIAGALFHGMVSPMSQGPLIGASGAVSGIVAAYFLLHPKVRVWVLVFMRIPLPLPAFVPLALWIGQQFLMLVLGLEENVSWGAHVGGIIAGAILVVFLRRRGVPLFDRTIVPPRAAQFKNTSQTTESPWSKGQYDGTR, encoded by the coding sequence ATGTTCATACCGCTGCACGATGCGAATGCGCTCAAGCACATCCGCCTGCAATACGTGACGATTGGCTTGATTATCGTCAATGTCCTCGTCTGGCTGTTCACCGGCGTATTGGCAAGCGAAACGGAAGCAAATGCCGCAACCCTCGGCCTTGGCTTCATCCCGGCCGTTGTCTTTGACTACGCTTACCTGGAACCTGCCCTGCAAATCGTGCCTGATGACCTGACGGCAGTTACCTATGCATTCGTCCATCTGGATTTCTGGCATCTGGCTGGCAACATGTTGTTTCTCTGGGTGTTCGGCGACAATGTCGAAGATGCGCTCGGCCATCTTCGTTTTCTGATTTTCTACCTTGCCTGCGCCATCGCCGGCGCGCTGTTTCACGGCATGGTATCACCGATGTCTCAGGGACCGCTGATCGGCGCATCCGGTGCGGTCTCGGGCATTGTCGCTGCCTATTTCCTTCTGCACCCCAAAGTACGCGTTTGGGTGCTGGTATTCATGCGCATTCCCCTGCCCCTGCCCGCGTTCGTTCCGCTGGCACTCTGGATCGGTCAGCAATTCCTGATGCTGGTACTTGGACTGGAAGAAAACGTGTCGTGGGGTGCCCATGTCGGCGGCATAATTGCTGGCGCGATTCTGGTGGTTTTTCTACGAAGACGTGGCGTTCCACTTTTTGATCGTACCATTGTTCCACCGAGGGCGGCGCAATTCAAAAATACGTCGCAAACGACAGAGTCGCCATGGTCAAAAGGCCAGTATGACGGAACACGTTGA